A window of Marinobacter sp. es.042 genomic DNA:
CTGGGGGCTGCGATGTCGGCTGATGCCGGTAACAAATACCAGTTCGCCACCTTTGACCCAGCTTTTGAACGAGCGGTTTTCCGCTACATAGGGCCAGCGTACCGGGTTATCCCCGGCGGACTCCCCGCCCCGGAGCCGAATGGCATCCAGGCCGGGGAGGTGTGGCACGTTCCGGCATCGCAGCGTCACTCAGATCGCTCCCATCACCTGGGCTTTGCGCTCACGGACCGCTTCGCTGACAACCAGAATGAGGCTGTAGCTCAGGGCCGCGACGAGAACACCCACAATGGGCGCAATCCAGGGAGAAGTATAGGCGGCTGCGGAGCCGATGGCGTAGGCCGCGAGCCCAGGGAAGTTGAAGGCTGGCAGCGTAACCGTAGTCAGGTCCGGATACTGGCGTTTATAGCCGACAAAGTAGCTTGACATGATGACGCCACCGATCGGCGGGATAAAGGTGCCAAGCAGAACAAGGAACGGTATCAGCCATTCGTACATGCCCAGTACCGCCAGAACGGTCCCGATCGCGGCACCAGCAATGGTCACCGATTTGCGGCGGCGGGTACGGATCAGATTGCAGCCCGCGACCGCAAAGTTGTAAACCGTGTTGTCCTGGGTGGTCCAGAGATTCAGGAAGAGCATCAGGATACCAAGTGTGGCGAGGCCCTGGGCGACCATGATGTCGACGATGTCGGCCTGCTGGTAAACGAGGGCACCAAAGGCGCCGATCAGGGTCATCAGACCGTTACCAAGGAAGAAGGCAAGCAATGTGGCGATCACAGCGGTTTTGCCGGATTTCGCGAAGCGGGTCCAGTTCGTGGCCTGGGTGCCGCCACTGACAAAGGTGCCGAAGACCAGCGTGATTGCCGCTGCAACGCTCATTTCATTGGTCGGGGTAATGGCCAACAGCCCGGACAGGCCGCCGGCATCGGATGTGGCGATGGACATACTGACGGCGACCAGAATAATCATGGCCGGGACGGCAAACCTCGATAGCCACTCCAGGCCTTGGTAACCGATAAACGCAGTAA
This region includes:
- the codB gene encoding cytosine permease; protein product: MTTESTPKEQDYPLSPVPMDQRKSVWSMGLVLLGFTFFTATMWAGGSVGVAFDFSTMLLVLAAGNLLLGLYAAGLGYIAAKTGLNTALMSRFTFGELGSKLSDFILGFTQIGWYAWGTATMAILLVKLTGMPEGMTTPLMVLFGFAFCVTAFIGYQGLEWLSRFAVPAMIILVAVSMSIATSDAGGLSGLLAITPTNEMSVAAAITLVFGTFVSGGTQATNWTRFAKSGKTAVIATLLAFFLGNGLMTLIGAFGALVYQQADIVDIMVAQGLATLGILMLFLNLWTTQDNTVYNFAVAGCNLIRTRRRKSVTIAGAAIGTVLAVLGMYEWLIPFLVLLGTFIPPIGGVIMSSYFVGYKRQYPDLTTVTLPAFNFPGLAAYAIGSAAAYTSPWIAPIVGVLVAALSYSLILVVSEAVRERKAQVMGAI